A region from the Streptomyces lydicus genome encodes:
- a CDS encoding ABC transporter permease → MTSHDTAPARGDAAPARALLLWRAAEAVRMGWLEYRVVETPAGLLGATLPRGVLQILFFTTLAGVLAGPGHREYAFAGSLVLVLSGTNVNGVVAVPVLDKQYATFARVRTGVLSPTVTQIARALPYPVMGWVLLVVQAAIAAPFLGMTDFALHLLPWAWVYALIALTLSVLGLAGATMSVGKRADVVAPNVLSYLVMLCSGAIVPPGRVAWVDAIGQVLPGRHGLDAVRAGMAGRPWLGDLGLEVAAGLGFTVLAALSILVQARRASRLGHDDFE, encoded by the coding sequence TTGACCTCGCATGACACTGCCCCGGCGCGCGGCGATGCTGCTCCCGCCCGCGCCCTTCTGCTCTGGCGGGCGGCCGAGGCGGTCCGTATGGGCTGGCTGGAGTACCGCGTGGTGGAGACGCCTGCCGGTCTGCTCGGCGCGACCCTGCCGCGCGGGGTGCTCCAGATCCTCTTCTTCACGACCCTCGCGGGTGTCCTCGCCGGTCCCGGACACCGGGAGTACGCCTTCGCCGGATCGTTGGTACTGGTGTTGAGCGGCACCAACGTCAATGGTGTCGTCGCCGTGCCCGTCCTGGACAAGCAGTACGCGACCTTCGCGCGGGTCCGGACCGGTGTGCTGTCCCCGACGGTCACCCAGATCGCCCGTGCGCTTCCCTACCCCGTCATGGGCTGGGTGCTGCTCGTCGTCCAGGCGGCCATTGCGGCGCCCTTCCTCGGCATGACGGACTTCGCGCTCCACCTGCTGCCCTGGGCCTGGGTGTATGCCCTCATCGCGCTCACGCTCAGTGTGCTGGGGCTCGCCGGGGCCACGATGTCCGTCGGCAAACGGGCCGATGTGGTGGCGCCGAACGTCCTGTCCTATCTGGTCATGCTGTGCAGCGGTGCGATCGTCCCGCCCGGCCGCGTGGCGTGGGTGGACGCGATCGGCCAAGTGCTGCCGGGCCGTCACGGACTGGACGCCGTCCGCGCGGGGATGGCCGGACGGCCCTGGCTCGGCGACCTCGGGCTGGAGGTCGCCGCCGGTCTCGGGTTCACCGTCCTCGCCGCGCTGTCGATCCTCGTACAGGCCCGGCGCGCGAGCCGACTGGGCCACGACGACTTCGAGTGA
- a CDS encoding ABC transporter permease, translating to MFLTAARMEQRAMQRNPLLLVNSGMLPAAFLVTAVETGRPDPGDATALVVAVALTALWGSTVWMSGGVLRRERTYGTLARCVSGVWSPYLVLLGKSLGATVTSVGAILVSTGVTATALGLPLRVSHPGWIVVSLVVLVCSGTALGALVSCLFLVTRNGLVWSHALMYPVFALGGLLIPVEALPEPLRWVPDLISLHWIKDCMVCAATGDVTIAPLGVATLLTLVYLSVAGFAYRRSVEWSRKEGTLDLA from the coding sequence ATGTTCCTGACCGCGGCGCGCATGGAGCAGCGGGCCATGCAGCGCAATCCGCTGCTGCTGGTCAACTCCGGCATGCTGCCCGCCGCTTTCCTGGTCACCGCGGTGGAGACCGGCCGCCCGGACCCGGGCGACGCGACGGCGCTCGTGGTGGCCGTGGCGCTGACCGCGCTGTGGGGCTCCACGGTGTGGATGAGCGGAGGCGTGCTGCGCCGTGAGCGCACCTACGGCACGCTCGCCCGCTGTGTCTCCGGAGTGTGGTCGCCGTACCTGGTGCTGCTGGGCAAGAGCCTGGGGGCCACGGTCACCAGCGTCGGGGCGATCCTTGTCAGCACCGGCGTCACGGCGACGGCGTTGGGACTGCCGCTGCGTGTGTCGCACCCGGGGTGGATCGTCGTGTCGCTCGTGGTGCTGGTGTGTTCCGGCACCGCCCTGGGGGCACTGGTGTCGTGCCTGTTCCTGGTGACCCGCAATGGGCTGGTCTGGTCGCACGCGTTGATGTATCCGGTCTTCGCCCTCGGCGGGCTGCTCATCCCCGTGGAGGCGCTGCCCGAGCCGCTGCGCTGGGTGCCCGATCTGATCAGCCTGCACTGGATCAAGGACTGCATGGTCTGCGCGGCCACCGGCGACGTCACCATCGCCCCGCTGGGCGTCGCGACACTGCTGACACTCGTCTACTTGTCCGTCGCGGGATTCGCCTACCGCCGGTCCGTCGAGTGGTCCCGGAAGGAGGGGACGCTTGACCTCGCATGA
- a CDS encoding ABC transporter ATP-binding protein, which translates to MNEPAIAVEHLGRTFTDRRHEIVALRDVSFQVGAGEIVGLLGSNGAGKTTLTKILATLLLPTTGTARIFGHDVTTDLRAVRRMTGVVLGGDRGLYAKLGGRDNLRFFAMLAGVSRRGLSAKLDAALEQVGLVGAADRAVETYSKGMRQRLHIAIGMIAEPRVLLLDEPTVGLDPVEAERLRNTVAALRDTGVSVLLTSHYLLDIERLASRVIILADGTLAADLPVEEFARQAGYTATVTVRGTGSPPDDGAVSSPDIAVGGVEVADGAWTLQLHVRDWSVGSFGLLEQALAHVSVLDVSIEPVRLEDVYSHVAARLAHGSQVGGPR; encoded by the coding sequence TTGAACGAGCCGGCGATCGCCGTGGAACACCTCGGCCGCACCTTCACCGACCGTCGCCACGAGATCGTGGCGCTGCGGGACGTCAGTTTCCAGGTAGGTGCCGGCGAGATCGTGGGCCTGCTGGGCAGCAATGGCGCGGGCAAGACCACCCTCACCAAGATCCTGGCCACCCTGCTGCTGCCCACGACCGGCACCGCTCGGATCTTCGGCCACGATGTCACCACCGATCTGCGCGCGGTACGCCGTATGACCGGCGTGGTACTCGGCGGCGACCGGGGCCTGTACGCCAAGCTGGGCGGCCGCGACAACCTCCGGTTTTTCGCCATGCTCGCCGGAGTGAGCCGGCGCGGCCTGAGTGCGAAGCTGGACGCCGCGCTGGAGCAGGTCGGCCTGGTCGGCGCGGCCGACCGCGCCGTGGAGACCTACTCCAAGGGGATGCGTCAGCGGCTCCACATCGCCATCGGCATGATCGCCGAGCCGCGCGTGCTGCTGCTCGACGAACCGACCGTGGGCCTCGACCCGGTCGAGGCCGAACGATTGCGCAACACCGTCGCCGCGTTGCGCGACACCGGGGTGTCCGTCCTGCTCACGAGCCACTATCTGCTCGACATCGAGCGGCTCGCCAGCCGGGTGATCATCCTCGCGGACGGTACGCTCGCGGCGGATCTGCCGGTCGAGGAGTTCGCCCGGCAGGCGGGCTACACCGCCACGGTGACCGTGCGGGGCACCGGCAGTCCGCCCGACGACGGTGCCGTGTCGTCACCCGACATCGCCGTCGGCGGCGTCGAGGTGGCCGACGGGGCATGGACCCTCCAACTGCACGTCCGTGACTGGAGTGTCGGCTCGTTCGGCCTGCTGGAGCAGGCACTGGCCCATGTCAGCGTCCTGGACGTCAGTATCGAACCCGTGCGGCTCGAAGACGTCTACTCGCACGTGGCCGCGCGCCTGGCGCACGGCAGCCAGGTCGGTGGGCCGCGGTGA